In Streptomyces longhuiensis, the following proteins share a genomic window:
- a CDS encoding C40 family peptidase → MSGSLLRWACAATVASVLAAPGPATAAAAPDPAPLPAPGSKSVATLLTDLQRLYQEAEKATETYNATAEKLKKRQKTAGDLARKLSGARTSLHDSRTAAGRLAREQYQGSSNISPYLRLLLARDPQHALDQGHVIRRVAQERIATVDRLVGGEKRADDLAARARKALAEQTRLSDRQKKERDTVRTRLKAVEKLLTSLRPDQLAELTRLENTGMAKAQRTFMASGALSSRRAPSRAGDTALAYAVQQIGKPYVWGAEGPASFDCSGLTSKAWEHAGQVIPRTSQEQWARLPRVPLNELRPGDLVVYFPEATHVAMYLGDGLVVQAPRPGAKVKVSPIAANPLLGAVRPDRGATSMKGYTPPALPEGATGGDDTGYGAAGAPTG, encoded by the coding sequence GTGTCAGGAAGCCTTCTGCGGTGGGCCTGTGCCGCGACGGTGGCCTCGGTGCTCGCGGCGCCGGGACCCGCGACCGCCGCGGCCGCACCGGACCCCGCCCCCCTTCCGGCGCCCGGCAGCAAGTCGGTCGCCACACTTCTGACGGATCTTCAGCGCCTGTACCAGGAGGCCGAGAAGGCCACCGAGACGTACAACGCGACCGCGGAGAAGCTCAAGAAGCGTCAGAAGACGGCCGGTGACCTGGCCCGCAAGCTGTCCGGGGCCCGCACCTCGCTCCACGACAGCCGCACCGCGGCCGGCCGCCTCGCCCGCGAGCAGTACCAGGGCAGCAGCAACATCTCCCCGTACTTGCGCCTGCTCCTCGCCCGCGACCCCCAGCACGCCCTCGACCAGGGCCATGTGATCCGGCGCGTGGCCCAGGAGCGCATCGCGACCGTGGACCGGCTCGTCGGCGGCGAGAAGCGCGCCGACGACCTGGCGGCCCGGGCGCGCAAGGCGCTCGCCGAGCAGACCCGGCTCTCGGATCGGCAGAAGAAGGAACGGGACACGGTCCGGACCCGCCTCAAGGCCGTCGAGAAGCTGCTCACCTCGCTCAGGCCGGACCAGCTCGCCGAGCTGACCCGTCTGGAGAACACGGGGATGGCGAAGGCCCAGAGGACGTTCATGGCGTCGGGCGCGCTCAGCTCGCGGCGGGCGCCGTCGCGGGCCGGGGACACGGCACTCGCGTACGCGGTGCAGCAGATCGGGAAGCCGTACGTGTGGGGCGCGGAAGGCCCCGCGTCGTTCGACTGCTCGGGGCTCACGTCGAAGGCGTGGGAGCACGCGGGCCAGGTCATCCCCCGCACATCGCAGGAACAGTGGGCGCGGTTGCCCCGCGTCCCGCTGAACGAGCTGCGGCCCGGGGACCTCGTCGTGTACTTCCCCGAGGCCACGCACGTGGCGATGTACCTGGGCGACGGCTTGGTGGTGCAGGCGCCACGGCCGGGCGCGAAGGTCAAGGTGTCACCGATCGCGGCCAACCCACTGCTCGGCGCCGTCCGCCCCGACCGGGGCGCCACGTCGATGAAAGGCTACACCCCGCCGGCGCTGCCCGAGGGCGCGACGGGCGGTGACGACACCGGATACGGCGCCGCGGGGGCGCCCACCGGCTGA
- a CDS encoding AurF N-oxygenase family protein translates to MTTVTEADAFEGLRDALGLLKDREQVAERLLDSSAKHSFDPDKELDWDAPDVEGMWYWPPELCSLYDTPMWKRMPQEQRIELSKYEAASMASMGVWFEIILMQLLVRHIYDKSLTSSHVRYALTEIADECRHSMMFARMIKRSVGESFPMPRVHHNLGRVLKTISTTPGSFAATLLGEEIIDWMQRMTFPDERVQPLVRGITRIHVIEEARHVRYAREELRRQMVTCGPAEAAYTRIVCGEAARVIYTAFHNPAAYERAGLDPKEALAQVKASGHRREIMQTGAKRLTDFLDDIGVMRGVGRRLWKSSGLLA, encoded by the coding sequence ATGACGACCGTGACGGAAGCCGACGCGTTCGAGGGTCTGCGCGACGCGCTCGGGCTGCTCAAGGACCGCGAGCAGGTGGCCGAGCGCCTGCTCGACTCCTCCGCCAAGCACTCCTTCGACCCGGACAAGGAGCTGGACTGGGACGCCCCCGACGTCGAGGGCATGTGGTACTGGCCCCCGGAGCTCTGCTCGCTCTACGACACCCCCATGTGGAAGCGGATGCCGCAGGAGCAGCGCATCGAGCTCTCCAAGTACGAGGCCGCCTCCATGGCGTCGATGGGCGTCTGGTTCGAGATCATCCTGATGCAGCTCCTCGTACGGCACATCTACGACAAGTCGCTGACCAGCAGCCATGTGCGCTACGCCCTCACGGAGATCGCCGACGAGTGCCGGCACTCCATGATGTTCGCCCGCATGATCAAGCGGAGCGTCGGCGAGAGCTTCCCCATGCCGCGCGTGCACCACAACCTGGGGCGCGTGCTCAAGACGATCTCCACGACGCCGGGATCCTTCGCGGCCACGCTGCTCGGCGAGGAGATCATCGACTGGATGCAGCGGATGACGTTCCCGGACGAGCGCGTCCAGCCCCTGGTGCGCGGCATCACCCGCATCCACGTCATCGAGGAGGCGCGGCACGTGCGCTACGCCCGCGAGGAACTGCGCCGCCAGATGGTGACGTGCGGCCCGGCCGAGGCGGCGTACACCCGGATCGTGTGTGGCGAGGCGGCCCGCGTGATCTACACGGCGTTCCACAACCCGGCGGCCTACGAGCGGGCCGGGCTCGACCCGAAGGAGGCGCTGGCGCAGGTCAAGGCCAGCGGCCACCGCCGCGAGATCATGCAGACCGGCGCCAAGCGCCTGACCGACTTCCTGGACGACATCGGGGTCATGCGGGGCGTCGGACGCAGGCTGTGGAAGTCGTCCGGGCTGCTCGCCTAG
- a CDS encoding FtsW/RodA/SpoVE family cell cycle protein translates to MTGSTGSTGSAGPTGPAGTGAGVGPPAVPALRLPRRRGTELVLIVLAVLLSVYGYCAVGLAKNGSVPPGAAGYGAGLGVLALVAHGAIRLRAPYADPLLLPIGVLLNGLGLVLIYRLDLETPDDQAAPTQLVWSTLGVALFIAVVIFVRDHRVLQRYAYLSAVAALFLMVLPIFFPAVNGARIWLRIGGFSIQPGEFAKVLLAIFFASYLAANRNALSYTGKKIWRFQLPTMRVFAPILVFWLISVGVLVLERDLGTSLLFFGLFIVMLYVATGRGSWIAIGLLLAAGGAVFVGALEPHVNSRVHDWLHPFASIDAGEGPGQLAQSLFAFAAGGMLGEGLGAGHSILIGFAAKSDFILATAGEELGLVGLTAIFLLYALLVERGYRAGLALRDPFGRLLAIGIASIVALQVFVIAGGVMGLIPLTGMAMPFLAQGGSSVVTNWIIVALLVRISDSARDQLLPDEALEAHR, encoded by the coding sequence ATGACCGGATCGACCGGATCGACAGGATCGGCGGGACCCACGGGCCCGGCAGGCACGGGAGCCGGCGTCGGCCCTCCCGCTGTCCCCGCTCTCCGCCTCCCGCGGCGCCGTGGCACCGAACTCGTCCTGATCGTTCTGGCCGTCCTGCTCAGCGTCTACGGATACTGCGCCGTAGGACTCGCCAAGAACGGCTCCGTACCGCCCGGCGCCGCGGGTTACGGCGCGGGGCTCGGCGTGCTGGCGCTCGTGGCGCACGGCGCGATCCGTCTGCGCGCCCCGTACGCGGACCCGCTTCTGCTGCCCATCGGCGTGCTGCTCAACGGCCTCGGCCTGGTCCTGATCTACCGGCTCGACCTGGAGACGCCCGACGACCAGGCGGCGCCGACCCAGCTCGTCTGGTCCACGCTCGGCGTGGCCCTGTTCATCGCGGTCGTGATCTTCGTGCGCGACCACCGGGTGCTCCAGCGGTACGCGTATCTGTCGGCCGTCGCCGCGCTGTTCCTGATGGTCCTGCCGATCTTCTTCCCGGCGGTGAACGGCGCCCGCATCTGGCTCAGGATCGGCGGATTCTCCATCCAGCCGGGCGAGTTCGCCAAGGTGCTGCTCGCGATCTTCTTCGCCAGCTATCTCGCGGCGAACCGCAACGCGCTCTCGTACACGGGAAAGAAGATCTGGCGCTTCCAGCTCCCCACCATGCGGGTCTTCGCGCCGATCCTGGTCTTCTGGCTGATCAGCGTGGGCGTCCTGGTCCTGGAGCGTGACCTGGGGACCTCGCTGCTGTTCTTCGGCCTCTTCATCGTGATGCTGTACGTGGCGACGGGCCGCGGCAGCTGGATCGCGATCGGGCTCCTCCTCGCGGCGGGCGGCGCGGTCTTCGTCGGCGCGCTCGAACCGCATGTGAACAGCCGCGTCCACGACTGGCTGCACCCGTTCGCCTCGATCGACGCGGGCGAGGGTCCCGGTCAGCTCGCGCAGTCGCTGTTCGCGTTCGCGGCGGGCGGCATGCTCGGCGAGGGGCTCGGGGCGGGGCACTCGATCCTCATCGGGTTCGCCGCCAAGTCGGACTTCATCCTGGCGACCGCGGGCGAGGAGCTGGGGCTCGTCGGCCTGACGGCGATCTTCCTGCTGTACGCGCTGCTCGTGGAGCGCGGCTACCGTGCCGGGCTGGCGCTGCGCGACCCGTTCGGCAGGCTCCTCGCGATCGGTATCGCGTCGATCGTCGCGCTCCAGGTGTTCGTGATCGCGGGCGGCGTGATGGGCCTGATCCCGCTGACCGGCATGGCGATGCCGTTCCTCGCGCAGGGCGGCTCGTCCGTCGTCACGAACTGGATCATCGTGGCGCTGCTCGTCCGGATCAGTGACTCCGCGCGTGACCAACTCCTGCCGGACGAAGCGCTGGAGGCGCATCGGTGA
- a CDS encoding sensor histidine kinase encodes MTPTTSGATSRATSHARPKPRLPAWTATLTWKAAVFITVMCCALAALLGALVHVSVANQTVGQARDRALGRLDEATAAYEAGARLGPLAGIDPPGLPDSLRRLAAGGDRGTMVSRAKAPTMWAAGPIDGNRVLAVEVDYSQGARTIDGLDQAIVGSSVLAIGATLLVGAFAVTRVTRRLHATARVARRISGGDLDARVDDPRTRNPARHQDEVAAVAGALDSMASSLQRKLLSEQRFTADVAHELRTPLTGLHAAAELLPPGRPTELVRDRVAALRTLTEDLLEISRLDARSERLDLDDNWLGPLTERVVRGSGTETEVVVVRDVCVLTDRRRLERVLGNLVANAHRHGSPPVVLTVDGPVITVRDHGEGYPDYLVEGGPQRFRTEGGARGHGLGLTIALGQAKVLGASLRFANAEDGGALATLTLPYDDQP; translated from the coding sequence ATGACCCCCACCACATCCGGCGCCACCTCCCGCGCCACGAGCCACGCCAGACCCAAACCCCGACTCCCCGCCTGGACCGCCACCCTCACCTGGAAGGCCGCGGTCTTCATCACGGTGATGTGCTGCGCACTCGCCGCACTCCTGGGCGCCCTGGTCCACGTATCGGTCGCCAACCAGACCGTCGGCCAGGCCCGCGACCGCGCACTGGGCCGGCTGGACGAGGCCACCGCGGCGTACGAGGCCGGAGCGAGGCTGGGCCCGCTCGCGGGGATCGATCCCCCCGGCCTGCCCGACTCGCTGCGCAGGCTCGCCGCGGGCGGGGATCGCGGCACGATGGTGAGCCGCGCGAAGGCACCCACGATGTGGGCGGCGGGACCGATCGACGGGAACCGCGTACTGGCGGTGGAGGTCGACTACTCGCAGGGCGCCCGCACGATCGACGGCCTGGACCAGGCGATCGTCGGCTCGTCCGTGCTGGCGATCGGCGCGACGCTGCTGGTGGGAGCGTTCGCGGTGACCCGTGTGACGCGGCGCCTGCACGCGACGGCGAGGGTGGCCCGGCGGATCAGCGGCGGGGACCTGGACGCGCGCGTGGACGATCCGAGGACGAGAAATCCGGCCAGGCACCAGGACGAGGTGGCCGCGGTCGCGGGCGCGCTGGACAGCATGGCGTCGTCGTTGCAGCGCAAGCTGCTCAGCGAGCAACGGTTCACGGCGGACGTGGCGCACGAACTGCGGACACCGCTGACGGGCCTGCACGCGGCGGCCGAACTCCTCCCGCCGGGCCGCCCGACGGAGCTCGTACGGGACCGGGTCGCCGCACTGCGGACCCTCACCGAGGACCTGCTGGAGATCTCGCGCCTGGACGCGCGCAGCGAGCGCCTGGACCTGGACGACAACTGGCTCGGTCCGCTCACGGAGCGGGTGGTGCGGGGGTCAGGCACGGAGACGGAGGTGGTCGTGGTGCGCGACGTCTGCGTACTGACGGACCGCCGGCGCCTGGAGCGGGTGCTGGGCAACCTCGTCGCGAACGCGCACCGGCACGGCAGCCCGCCGGTGGTCCTCACGGTGGACGGCCCGGTGATCACGGTGCGGGATCACGGGGAGGGCTACCCGGACTACCTGGTGGAGGGCGGTCCGCAGCGCTTCAGGACGGAGGGCGGCGCGAGGGGCCACGGCCTCGGTCTGACGATCGCGCTGGGCCAGGCAAAGGTGCTCGGCGCCTCGCTCAGGTTCGCGAACGCGGAGGACGGCGGAGCGCTGGCGACACTGACACTGCCGTACGACGACCAGCCCTGA
- a CDS encoding peptidoglycan D,D-transpeptidase FtsI family protein, translated as MTRYIRRASVFCLLLLVALLVNSARVMIFEADSLDDNPANRRNTIARYAQPRGNILVDGKTVTGSRNTGEQLRYERTYKKGPLYAPVTGYASQVYGTSLLEYAEDDILSGTDPMLAPLPLFNDLTRSQQPAGNVATTINAAAQKAAYSGLAGRRGAVAALDPATGEILALVSSPSYDPGAIAGTDAATTSAWKRLNGSPSQPMLNRAIRQTYPPGSTFKIVTAAAALDSGVVSDVDEPTETPSPWRLPDTSTLLQNEARGCEDASLADAIRVSCNTVMAKIGVQVGLKGMVSAARKFGFNDAGVRIPSSVSRSNFDTDMDRSQLALSSIGQFNTTATPLQMAMVSAAVANGGVLMAPHLVERTTDKHGNTVAQTGSKAYRQAMNPATAVQLQQMMQDVVDFGTGTNAQIPDVIVGGKTGTAQHGVGNKGAPYAWFISWARAPEAGNAEVAVAVVVEDASANRSDISGGGSAAPIARDVMEAALNSAER; from the coding sequence GTGACCCGCTACATCCGCCGCGCCTCGGTCTTCTGCCTGCTGCTGCTCGTCGCGCTGCTGGTCAACTCCGCCCGCGTAATGATCTTCGAGGCGGACTCCCTCGACGACAACCCGGCCAACCGCCGCAACACCATCGCGCGCTACGCCCAGCCGCGCGGCAACATCCTCGTCGACGGCAAGACCGTCACCGGCTCCAGGAACACCGGCGAGCAGCTCCGTTACGAACGGACGTACAAGAAAGGCCCGTTGTACGCGCCGGTGACCGGGTACGCGTCGCAGGTGTACGGCACCTCGCTGCTGGAGTACGCCGAGGACGACATCCTCTCCGGCACGGACCCGATGCTCGCCCCGCTCCCCCTGTTCAACGACCTGACGCGCTCGCAGCAGCCGGCCGGCAATGTGGCGACCACGATCAACGCGGCGGCGCAGAAGGCGGCGTACTCCGGGCTGGCCGGGCGCCGGGGCGCGGTCGCGGCGCTCGATCCGGCGACCGGGGAGATCCTCGCCCTGGTGAGCAGCCCCTCGTACGATCCGGGGGCGATCGCGGGGACGGATGCGGCGACGACATCGGCGTGGAAGCGCCTGAACGGCTCGCCGAGTCAGCCGATGCTCAACCGGGCGATCCGGCAGACGTATCCGCCCGGCTCGACCTTCAAGATCGTCACCGCGGCGGCGGCCCTCGACTCGGGCGTCGTGTCGGATGTGGACGAGCCGACGGAAACACCGAGCCCCTGGCGCCTGCCCGACACGTCGACCTTGCTGCAGAACGAGGCGCGCGGCTGTGAGGACGCGTCGCTCGCGGACGCGATCCGGGTCTCCTGCAACACGGTGATGGCGAAAATCGGGGTCCAGGTGGGGCTGAAGGGGATGGTGTCGGCGGCCAGGAAGTTCGGCTTCAACGATGCGGGGGTGAGGATCCCGTCGAGCGTCTCGCGGAGCAACTTCGACACCGACATGGACCGTTCGCAGCTGGCGCTCTCGTCCATCGGCCAGTTCAACACGACGGCGACGCCGCTGCAGATGGCGATGGTCTCGGCCGCCGTAGCCAACGGCGGGGTCCTCATGGCGCCGCATCTGGTCGAGCGGACCACGGACAAGCACGGCAACACCGTGGCGCAGACCGGTTCGAAGGCGTACCGCCAGGCCATGAACCCGGCCACGGCCGTGCAGCTCCAGCAGATGATGCAGGACGTCGTGGACTTCGGCACGGGCACGAACGCGCAGATCCCCGATGTGATCGTGGGCGGCAAGACGGGCACGGCGCAGCACGGCGTGGGCAACAAGGGCGCCCCGTACGCGTGGTTCATCTCCTGGGCGCGGGCCCCGGAGGCGGGCAATGCGGAGGTCGCGGTCGCGGTGGTCGTCGAGGACGCGTCGGCGAACCGTTCGGACATCAGCGGCGGCGGGAGCGCGGCGCCGATCGCGCGGGACGTGATGGAAGCGGCACTGAACTCGGCGGAGCGATAG
- a CDS encoding DUF3291 domain-containing protein → MTDNGTAKTTEYGTRHELAQVNIGRLTAPLDSEQLRDFAEGLDPVNAVADASDGFAWRLKDDSGDATSFRIFDDAWLLVNMSVWRDTNALTAFMYQGQHRELLARRREFFERLDEAVTALWWVPAGHRPTLEEAEERLVHLRTHGPTPYAFTLRTAFPAGDAGPEPEPESESESESESESVSRSAS, encoded by the coding sequence ATGACTGACAACGGGACTGCGAAGACGACGGAATACGGGACTCGCCACGAACTCGCCCAGGTGAACATCGGCCGCCTGACCGCCCCGCTCGACTCGGAGCAGCTGAGGGACTTCGCGGAGGGACTCGATCCGGTGAACGCCGTCGCCGACGCTTCGGACGGGTTCGCGTGGCGCCTGAAGGACGACAGCGGGGACGCGACGAGCTTCCGGATCTTCGACGACGCGTGGCTGCTCGTGAACATGTCGGTGTGGCGGGACACGAACGCGCTGACGGCGTTCATGTACCAGGGACAGCATCGTGAACTGCTCGCGCGCCGCCGGGAGTTCTTCGAGCGTCTCGACGAGGCGGTGACCGCTCTGTGGTGGGTGCCGGCCGGGCACCGGCCCACCCTCGAGGAGGCGGAGGAACGCCTGGTCCATCTGCGGACGCACGGCCCGACGCCGTACGCGTTCACTCTGCGTACGGCGTTCCCGGCGGGCGACGCCGGCCCCGAACCGGAGCCGGAGTCGGAGTCGGAGTCGGAGTCGGAGTCGGAATCCGTCAGCCGATCGGCTTCCTGA
- a CDS encoding ferritin-like domain-containing protein produces the protein MSTHELYTRAPEELGWQIPAAGAARFSWEYDEGRDRLLALYQKGKDKQWDGAKRIDWDLEVDPHNPLGTPDEALTLYGTRHWAKMTDRDKGELRKHYASWQFSQFLHGEQGAMVCAARIVESVPDMDAKFYSATQTMDEARHAEIFGRFLHEKIGMLYPINDNLQSLLGDTLRDSRWDMPYLGMQVLIEGLALAAFGMIRDTTDKPLPQQILAYVMQDEARHVAFGRMALRDYYKQLTDAELREREEFVIEGCYLMRDRLRGVEVLENFGISKAEAEEYSEQSEFLALFRQLLFSRIVPCVKDIGLWGKRLQQAYVDMGVFEMGNSNLDQLMAEDEEIAEKLDAERFAAEELERVAEVESTIGEGAQLP, from the coding sequence ATGTCGACGCATGAGCTGTACACCAGGGCGCCCGAGGAGCTCGGCTGGCAGATACCGGCGGCCGGCGCGGCAAGATTCAGCTGGGAGTACGACGAGGGCAGGGACCGCCTCCTCGCGCTCTACCAGAAGGGCAAGGACAAGCAGTGGGACGGCGCCAAGCGCATCGACTGGGACCTCGAGGTCGACCCCCACAACCCGCTCGGCACCCCCGACGAGGCGCTCACGCTCTACGGCACCCGGCACTGGGCGAAGATGACGGACCGGGACAAGGGCGAGCTGCGCAAGCACTACGCGTCCTGGCAGTTCAGCCAGTTCCTGCACGGTGAGCAGGGCGCGATGGTGTGCGCCGCCCGCATCGTCGAGTCCGTCCCCGACATGGACGCCAAGTTCTACTCGGCGACCCAGACCATGGACGAGGCCCGGCACGCGGAGATCTTCGGCCGCTTCCTGCACGAGAAGATCGGGATGCTCTACCCGATCAACGACAACCTCCAGTCGCTCCTCGGCGACACCCTGCGCGACTCCCGCTGGGACATGCCCTACCTCGGCATGCAGGTCCTCATCGAGGGCCTGGCGCTCGCCGCGTTCGGCATGATCCGCGACACCACGGACAAGCCGCTGCCCCAGCAGATCCTCGCGTACGTGATGCAGGACGAGGCCCGCCACGTGGCCTTCGGGCGGATGGCCCTGCGCGACTACTACAAGCAGCTCACCGACGCCGAACTGCGCGAGCGCGAGGAGTTCGTCATCGAGGGCTGCTACCTGATGCGCGACCGGCTGCGCGGCGTCGAGGTCCTGGAGAACTTCGGCATCTCCAAGGCGGAGGCCGAGGAGTACAGCGAGCAGTCCGAGTTCCTGGCCCTCTTCCGCCAGTTGCTCTTCTCCCGGATCGTGCCCTGCGTCAAGGACATCGGCCTGTGGGGCAAGCGCCTCCAGCAGGCGTACGTCGACATGGGCGTCTTCGAGATGGGCAACTCGAATCTCGACCAGCTGATGGCCGAGGACGAGGAGATCGCCGAGAAGCTCGACGCGGAACGCTTCGCGGCGGAGGAGCTGGAGCGCGTCGCGGAGGTGGAGTCGACGATCGGGGAGGGCGCGCAACTGCCCTAG
- a CDS encoding TetR/AcrR family transcriptional regulator yields the protein MTSAPGTRAYRRLSVEERRSQLLVAALSLFAHRAPEEVSLDDVAEAAGVSRPLVYRYFPGGKQQLYEAALRSAADELEKCFAEPQEGPLSGRLTRALDRYLGFVDQHDMGFAALLQGGSVVETSRTTSIVDGVRRAAAEHILSHLAVADPGPRLRMTVRMWITAVEAASLIWLDEDKKPPLDELRDGLVDQFMAVLTATAGRDPQTAGAVRHALALETQDGPVGRLARLVLPVVSDAAHLL from the coding sequence ATGACCTCGGCACCCGGCACCCGCGCGTACCGACGGCTCAGCGTCGAGGAGCGTCGCAGTCAGCTCCTCGTCGCCGCGCTGTCCCTCTTCGCGCACCGGGCACCCGAGGAGGTGTCCCTCGACGACGTGGCGGAGGCGGCCGGTGTCTCACGGCCGCTCGTCTACCGCTACTTCCCCGGCGGCAAGCAGCAGTTGTACGAGGCCGCTCTGCGCTCCGCGGCCGACGAGCTGGAGAAGTGCTTCGCGGAGCCGCAGGAAGGTCCGCTGAGCGGCCGGCTCACGCGGGCGCTCGACCGCTACCTCGGGTTCGTGGACCAGCACGACATGGGGTTCGCCGCCCTGCTCCAGGGCGGCAGCGTCGTGGAGACGTCACGCACGACGTCGATCGTGGACGGCGTGCGCAGGGCGGCGGCCGAGCACATCCTGAGCCATCTCGCCGTGGCGGACCCGGGTCCCCGGTTGCGGATGACCGTACGTATGTGGATCACGGCGGTGGAGGCGGCCTCGCTGATCTGGCTGGACGAGGACAAGAAGCCGCCGCTCGACGAGCTGCGCGACGGGCTCGTCGACCAGTTCATGGCGGTCCTCACGGCGACGGCCGGCCGCGACCCGCAGACCGCCGGGGCGGTGCGGCACGCGCTGGCCCTGGAGACGCAGGACGGACCCGTGGGCCGGCTGGCGCGCCTGGTGCTGCCCGTGGTGAGTGACGCGGCACATCTCTTGTGA